A part of Paraburkholderia largidicola genomic DNA contains:
- a CDS encoding CDP-alcohol phosphatidyltransferase family protein — protein MTSQSHPPRNVPPPRMWDARLARRLIMPLVDTPVTPNHLTTVRLLIGLAGGLALARGGFAWTNVGAFLIVLSNFVDHTDGELARVSGKTSRIGHFYDLACDALVTVLLFGGMGYGMTSAQVGNLIGLAVPPFLLGTIAGIAVALIFFLRMRIEEMAGKTGTKQASVGGFETEDVLYLLPLVTLTGGVAPFLVAASIGAPLFAAYVVIDYRRVVRRTRPAQKDSQALVS, from the coding sequence ATGACTTCGCAATCACACCCTCCCCGGAACGTTCCGCCGCCCAGGATGTGGGACGCCCGGCTTGCCCGGCGGCTCATCATGCCGCTCGTGGACACGCCCGTTACGCCCAATCACCTGACGACGGTACGCCTGCTGATCGGTCTCGCAGGCGGTCTGGCACTGGCGCGCGGCGGTTTCGCGTGGACCAACGTCGGCGCGTTTCTGATCGTGCTGTCCAACTTCGTCGATCACACTGACGGCGAGCTCGCGCGCGTCAGCGGCAAGACGAGCCGCATCGGTCATTTTTACGACCTCGCATGTGACGCGCTCGTGACGGTGCTGCTGTTCGGCGGCATGGGCTATGGCATGACGTCGGCGCAGGTCGGCAATCTGATCGGGCTGGCCGTGCCGCCGTTCCTGCTTGGTACTATTGCGGGCATCGCGGTCGCGCTGATTTTCTTCCTGCGCATGCGCATCGAGGAAATGGCGGGCAAGACGGGTACGAAGCAGGCCTCCGTCGGCGGCTTCGAAACCGAGGATGTGCTTTACCTGCTGCCGCTCGTCACGCTGACGGGTGGCGTCGCACCGTTTCTCGTGGCTGCGTCGATCGGCGCGCCGTTATTTGCTGCGTACGTGGTGATCGATTACCGGCGCGTCGTGCGCCGTACTCGCCCGGCGCAAAAAGACAGTCAAGCGTTGGTGAGTTGA
- a CDS encoding flippase-like domain-containing protein — MTRAAVILLTIGGGLFVALLAWQGFGSVVSTLMAAGWGLAVVAAFHLLPLVLDAGAISVMFDRRRKEVTELDAVFARWIGESVNSLLPAGQIGGPVMMVRQLSQRGLRMRDAAAAITVSTTLQALAQIVFAMLGLLLFGASAAHGAMQDLQTAALIATGVLAAMIVGFYMAQRRGLFGKALRVVSKVFGKRDWSALTTRADAVDVAVRELYDQRGKVAASFALSLAGWIIGTVEVWLALRFLGHPVGWVDALLLESLGQAIRGAAFAIPGSLGIQEGGYLLLAPLVGLPPEAALALSLVKRARELLLGLPGLLYLHFSERSWQRRRDSRLPAVD, encoded by the coding sequence GTGACGCGTGCCGCCGTCATCCTGTTGACGATCGGCGGCGGACTGTTCGTCGCGTTACTCGCATGGCAGGGCTTCGGCTCGGTCGTCTCGACGTTAATGGCGGCCGGCTGGGGTCTCGCCGTCGTCGCCGCGTTCCATCTGTTGCCGCTCGTGCTCGATGCAGGCGCGATCTCCGTGATGTTCGACCGACGCCGCAAGGAAGTCACCGAACTCGACGCGGTGTTCGCGCGATGGATCGGCGAATCGGTGAACAGCCTGTTGCCGGCTGGTCAGATCGGCGGGCCCGTGATGATGGTGCGTCAGTTGTCGCAACGCGGCTTGCGCATGCGCGACGCCGCGGCTGCGATCACCGTCAGCACCACGTTGCAGGCGCTTGCGCAGATCGTCTTCGCGATGCTTGGCCTGCTGCTGTTCGGCGCGTCGGCCGCGCACGGCGCGATGCAAGACTTGCAGACGGCTGCGCTGATTGCAACGGGCGTGCTGGCGGCGATGATCGTCGGCTTCTATATGGCGCAGCGGCGCGGCCTGTTTGGCAAGGCACTGCGCGTCGTGTCGAAGGTGTTCGGCAAGCGCGACTGGTCGGCACTGACCACGCGTGCCGATGCCGTCGATGTCGCCGTGCGCGAACTGTATGACCAGCGCGGCAAGGTTGCGGCGAGCTTCGCACTGAGCCTCGCGGGCTGGATCATCGGCACGGTGGAAGTGTGGCTGGCGCTGCGCTTTCTTGGTCATCCCGTTGGCTGGGTCGATGCGTTGCTGCTCGAGAGTCTCGGCCAGGCGATACGCGGCGCGGCTTTCGCGATTCCCGGCTCGCTGGGCATCCAGGAAGGCGGCTATCTGCTGCTGGCGCCGTTGGTCGGCCTGCCGCCCGAGGCGGCGCTGGCGTTGTCGCTGGTGAAGCGCGCACGCGAGTTGCTGCTGGGTCTGCCCGGTCTGCTTTATCTGCATTTCAGCGAACGTAGCTGGCAGCGGCGGCGCGATTCGCGTCTGCCTGCTGTCGATTGA
- a CDS encoding NAD(P)/FAD-dependent oxidoreductase — protein sequence MSSKVVIVGGGVIGSSIAYFLRLSDPTVSVTVIERDPTYARSSSALSAASIRQQFSTPLSIQMSLFGIEFLRTIGERLEIDGAKPSIDLHEGGYLFLATPSGEATLRENHALQKRLGADITLLDKTALGARFPWLNTDDLSAGAFGETGEGWFDGYGLVQALRKKAQALGARYVADDVTALHREGRRVTQVVTSRGETLPCDVVVNAAGAWARRVALMAGIELPVFARRRSIFNVSSPAKLEHCPLLIDPTGVYFRPEGTSFICGTSPSADNDPDDLPLDEVDHALFDDVIWPTLAHRVPQFEALRVEHCWSGYYEYNVLDQNAIIGHHPDVDNCIFANGFSGHGLQQGPATGRGVSELILHDRYVTLDLSSLGFARVLENRPIVEKNVV from the coding sequence GTGAGTTCGAAAGTCGTCATTGTCGGTGGAGGCGTGATCGGCAGTTCGATCGCGTATTTCTTGCGTCTGTCGGACCCGACGGTCAGCGTCACCGTGATCGAACGCGATCCGACTTATGCGCGCTCGTCGTCGGCGTTGTCGGCGGCGTCGATCCGGCAGCAGTTCTCTACGCCGCTTTCCATTCAGATGTCGCTGTTCGGCATCGAGTTTCTGCGCACGATCGGCGAGCGTCTGGAGATCGACGGCGCGAAGCCTTCCATCGATCTGCACGAAGGCGGTTATCTGTTTCTCGCGACGCCTTCGGGCGAAGCGACGCTGCGCGAAAATCACGCGCTGCAAAAGCGTCTCGGCGCCGACATCACGTTGCTCGACAAGACGGCATTGGGCGCGCGCTTTCCGTGGCTCAACACTGACGACCTGAGCGCGGGCGCATTCGGCGAGACGGGCGAGGGCTGGTTCGACGGCTATGGGCTCGTGCAGGCGTTGCGCAAGAAAGCGCAGGCGCTTGGCGCGCGTTACGTTGCCGATGACGTCACAGCGCTGCATCGCGAAGGGCGGCGCGTCACACAGGTCGTGACTTCGCGCGGCGAGACTCTTCCGTGCGATGTGGTCGTGAATGCAGCGGGCGCGTGGGCGCGGCGGGTGGCTTTGATGGCGGGTATCGAGCTGCCCGTGTTCGCGCGACGCCGCAGCATTTTCAACGTCAGCTCGCCAGCGAAGCTCGAACACTGTCCGTTGCTGATCGATCCGACGGGCGTTTACTTTCGGCCCGAGGGTACGTCGTTTATCTGCGGCACATCGCCCTCAGCGGACAACGATCCTGACGATCTGCCGCTCGACGAAGTCGATCACGCGCTATTCGACGATGTGATCTGGCCGACGCTCGCGCATCGCGTGCCGCAGTTCGAGGCGCTGCGCGTCGAGCATTGCTGGTCCGGGTACTACGAGTACAACGTGCTGGATCAGAACGCGATCATTGGTCATCACCCGGATGTCGACAACTGCATCTTTGCCAACGGGTTCAGCGGCCACGGCTTGCAGCAGGGACCCGCAACCGGGCGCGGTGTCAGCGAACTCATCCTGCACGACCGGTACGTGACGCTCGATCTGTCTTCGCTCGGTTTTGCGCGCGTGCTGGAAAACCGGCCGATCGTCGAGAAGAACGTCGTGTGA
- a CDS encoding HIT family protein, with amino-acid sequence MPYDQQNPFARILRDELPSIRIYEDEHTVAMMDIMPQAEGHVLVLPKEPAAELFELSEDAAAAAIRTARKVAIAVKAALNPPGMMIAQLNGAASGQTVPHVHFHVIPRHDGIPLKIHAAERADLDELRALAERIKTELKKSASA; translated from the coding sequence ATGCCCTACGATCAGCAGAACCCGTTTGCCCGCATCCTGCGTGACGAATTGCCGTCCATCCGTATCTATGAAGACGAGCACACCGTTGCGATGATGGACATCATGCCGCAGGCCGAAGGCCACGTGCTGGTTCTGCCGAAAGAGCCCGCCGCCGAGCTGTTCGAACTGTCGGAAGACGCGGCGGCCGCCGCGATCCGCACCGCGCGTAAGGTCGCGATTGCCGTGAAAGCGGCGCTCAACCCGCCGGGAATGATGATCGCGCAACTGAACGGCGCGGCGTCCGGCCAGACCGTGCCGCACGTGCACTTTCACGTGATTCCGCGTCACGACGGCATTCCGTTGAAGATCCACGCAGCCGAACGCGCCGATCTCGACGAGCTGCGCGCGCTGGCCGAGCGCATCAAGACGGAGCTGAAGAAGTCCGCGTCCGCCTGA
- a CDS encoding alanine/glycine:cation symporter family protein, whose product MEDLFQSVNAFFAFIAPISDFLWDFPTNFKSYAQIPVLGQFPFAILLLVGVGIHFSIRTRFVQTMNVGKIVRIMLRRQSSNTGVSALASFMLGLAMRAGPGNIVGITGAISVGGPGALFWMWVAAFFGMATAFMESTLAQLFKERKHDEFVGGLPFYGRRVLGDRRVVGTFLSLVFIVYALFNVPPQTFNVFTAIGTIADTVSGTHLARQSTVYYAIAACLIVACSFIIMGGIRRVTAYTDVLVPIKAALFCLMSLIIILINLPLIPYFFHEVIVGAFAPHALFGGAIGTALAQGVKRGLMSNEAGQGTITMAAAIADNDHPCEQGFVQSLGVFFDTMVICTMTGFIVVMAHVWTGTVDGQAWESVRASKITVYLASVQTLVPAAVAQAVKIVMCVCYGLFAFTTLLGMISFAEISANFISRSRAFITGIRVVGSLVFVPFGALTVLAGLELPNLWALSDLMNIVMVLLNVPIVLVGQRLVYKALAHYRATRGGPFVSEQIGVRTDYWTADQRNGVHQQAEAQKERVGS is encoded by the coding sequence GTGGAAGATCTTTTCCAATCCGTGAACGCATTCTTTGCCTTCATTGCCCCCATCTCGGATTTCCTCTGGGACTTTCCCACCAATTTCAAAAGCTATGCGCAGATTCCCGTGCTCGGGCAATTCCCGTTCGCGATTCTTTTGCTAGTCGGCGTCGGCATCCACTTTTCCATTCGCACACGCTTCGTCCAGACGATGAATGTCGGCAAGATCGTGCGCATCATGTTGCGGCGGCAATCGTCGAATACGGGCGTCAGCGCGCTCGCGTCGTTCATGCTCGGACTGGCGATGCGCGCGGGGCCGGGCAATATCGTCGGCATCACGGGCGCGATTTCGGTCGGCGGCCCTGGCGCGTTGTTCTGGATGTGGGTGGCCGCGTTCTTCGGCATGGCGACGGCCTTCATGGAATCCACGCTCGCGCAGCTTTTCAAGGAACGGAAACACGACGAGTTCGTCGGCGGGTTGCCGTTCTATGGGCGGCGCGTTCTCGGCGACCGGCGCGTGGTGGGCACGTTTCTGTCGCTGGTGTTCATCGTGTATGCGCTGTTCAACGTGCCGCCGCAAACCTTCAACGTGTTCACCGCGATCGGCACGATCGCCGATACCGTCTCGGGCACGCACCTCGCGCGCCAGTCGACGGTGTACTACGCGATCGCGGCGTGTCTGATCGTCGCGTGCTCGTTCATCATCATGGGCGGCATTCGCCGCGTGACCGCGTACACCGACGTGCTCGTCCCCATCAAGGCCGCACTGTTCTGCCTGATGTCGCTGATCATCATTCTGATCAACCTGCCGCTGATTCCGTATTTCTTTCACGAAGTGATCGTCGGGGCATTCGCGCCGCATGCGCTTTTCGGCGGCGCGATCGGCACTGCGCTCGCGCAAGGCGTCAAACGCGGGCTGATGTCGAACGAAGCGGGACAAGGGACCATCACGATGGCAGCCGCCATCGCCGATAACGATCACCCGTGCGAGCAGGGCTTCGTGCAAAGCCTCGGCGTGTTTTTCGACACGATGGTGATCTGCACGATGACGGGCTTCATCGTCGTGATGGCGCATGTGTGGACGGGCACGGTCGACGGGCAGGCGTGGGAATCGGTGCGCGCGTCGAAGATCACGGTTTATCTGGCTTCCGTGCAAACGCTCGTGCCTGCAGCGGTGGCGCAGGCCGTGAAGATCGTGATGTGCGTGTGCTACGGCCTGTTCGCCTTTACCACGCTGCTCGGCATGATTTCGTTCGCCGAGATCTCGGCGAACTTCATTTCGCGCAGCCGCGCTTTCATCACGGGCATTCGTGTGGTGGGTTCGCTCGTGTTCGTGCCGTTCGGCGCGCTGACGGTGCTGGCCGGACTCGAACTGCCCAACCTCTGGGCGCTATCCGACCTGATGAACATCGTGATGGTGTTGCTCAACGTGCCGATCGTGCTGGTCGGGCAACGCCTCGTCTATAAGGCGCTCGCGCACTATCGCGCGACGCGCGGTGGCCCGTTCGTGTCGGAACAGATCGGCGTGCGCACCGACTACTGGACGGCCGATCAGCGCAACGGTGTTCACCAGCAAGCCGAAGCGCAGAAAGAACGCGTCGGCAGCTAA
- a CDS encoding metal-dependent hydrolase yields the protein MASSKAHHATGWAAGVISVALAARHGLQGPFHVWAWLALVAGVAGATAPDWLEVAWWSRSKRLWITHRTATHWGIGWLAALFFSWQAMAHHPAAAVAFGFACGGVMHLLADWPNPLGVPWIVGRHSLKLWNSGHCDLIVVAASWVGAWFVVSHVWMPHAAPLTLLRQLL from the coding sequence ATGGCATCGAGCAAGGCACATCACGCGACAGGCTGGGCGGCCGGCGTCATCTCCGTGGCGCTGGCCGCGCGTCATGGATTGCAAGGTCCGTTTCACGTGTGGGCGTGGCTTGCGCTCGTGGCAGGCGTCGCGGGTGCGACGGCGCCGGACTGGCTCGAGGTGGCGTGGTGGTCGCGCAGCAAGCGTCTGTGGATCACGCATCGCACGGCGACGCATTGGGGAATCGGCTGGCTCGCGGCGCTCTTCTTCTCATGGCAAGCGATGGCGCATCATCCCGCAGCCGCCGTTGCATTTGGCTTTGCATGCGGCGGCGTGATGCATCTGCTGGCCGACTGGCCGAATCCGCTCGGCGTGCCGTGGATTGTCGGACGCCATTCGTTGAAGCTCTGGAATAGCGGGCATTGCGATCTGATCGTCGTCGCCGCATCCTGGGTAGGCGCGTGGTTCGTCGTGTCGCATGTCTGGATGCCGCACGCGGCTCCGCTGACGCTATTGAGGCAACTGCTCTAG
- a CDS encoding IS481 family transposase, whose product MPWDVKDTMNRREDFVCEAATQAVPFSELCRKFKITRQTGYKWLARHKSEGSKGLADRSRRPHHSPTRSPEHIEALVLDLRRQHGWGGRKIARRLRDLGQIEVPAPATITEILRRHGLIDEQASRQRQHWQRFEHEHPNSLWQMDFKGDFPTLESGRCAPLTVIDDHSRYNIVLSACARTTTGIVQAELERAFRCYGLPSRINTDNGAPWGSPSAPGQLTELAVWLIRLGIQVSYSRPYHPQTNGKDERFHRSLKAEVLERHTFTTHAHVQQALDRWRQVYNTERPHEALGMAVPVTRYACSLRRMPERLPEPEYGCGDEVLQVNASGVVRVRGEKVKLSIALKGLQVAARPSEEDDGVIEIWFAHQRVAKLDLKTVKP is encoded by the coding sequence ATGCCCTGGGATGTAAAAGACACCATGAATCGTCGCGAAGATTTCGTCTGCGAGGCCGCCACACAGGCGGTCCCGTTCAGCGAGCTATGCCGTAAATTCAAGATCACCCGCCAGACCGGCTACAAGTGGCTCGCCCGCCACAAGTCTGAGGGTAGCAAGGGGCTGGCCGACCGCTCCCGGCGCCCGCATCACAGCCCCACACGCTCACCGGAGCACATCGAGGCACTGGTGCTGGACCTGCGCCGCCAGCATGGCTGGGGCGGACGCAAGATCGCACGGCGCCTGCGCGATCTGGGCCAGATTGAGGTTCCCGCGCCCGCCACCATCACCGAGATCCTGCGACGCCACGGGCTCATTGATGAACAGGCGTCCCGCCAGCGCCAGCACTGGCAACGCTTCGAGCACGAGCATCCGAACTCGTTGTGGCAGATGGACTTCAAGGGCGACTTCCCGACCCTGGAGAGCGGGCGCTGCGCGCCGCTGACGGTCATCGATGACCACTCGCGCTACAACATCGTGCTGAGCGCCTGCGCGCGCACCACCACCGGGATCGTGCAGGCAGAGCTTGAGCGGGCGTTTCGCTGCTACGGACTGCCATCGCGCATCAACACCGACAACGGCGCGCCGTGGGGCTCGCCCAGTGCGCCGGGGCAGCTCACCGAGCTCGCGGTCTGGCTGATCCGGCTGGGCATCCAGGTGAGCTACAGCCGCCCATATCACCCGCAGACCAATGGCAAGGATGAACGGTTTCACCGCTCGCTGAAGGCTGAAGTGCTGGAGCGGCACACGTTCACCACGCACGCGCACGTGCAGCAGGCACTGGATCGCTGGCGGCAGGTGTACAACACCGAACGACCGCACGAGGCACTGGGGATGGCGGTGCCGGTCACCCGCTACGCGTGCAGCCTGCGCAGGATGCCGGAGCGGCTGCCCGAGCCCGAATACGGTTGCGGCGATGAAGTGCTACAGGTCAATGCAAGCGGCGTGGTGCGCGTGCGAGGCGAGAAAGTGAAGCTCTCGATTGCGCTCAAGGGGCTGCAGGTGGCAGCCCGCCCGAGCGAAGAAGACGACGGGGTGATCGAGATCTGGTTCGCCCATCAGCGAGTCGCAAAACTTGACCTGAAGACAGTAAAACCCTGA
- a CDS encoding NTP transferase domain-containing protein codes for MRAIILAAGLGLRLQQPVGEQFPKCLLRFDGVTLLERHLQMLDAAGVTDVVLALGFQPELVEAELERIQWPHKVEIKLNPRFDLGSVLTVHTVADAVTGGGDVLVMDADVLYDERILSALVAGEHVNRLLIDRDFEAGDEPVKLCLKDGVPVELRKQLAVGLEYDTIGESVGFFRLREETAKRFAEIVAGYVDSGRANMPHEEAVRDLLLERSHVFDTADVTGAPWIEIDFPNDVKRAAAEILPMLQPMVGAAR; via the coding sequence ATGCGCGCCATCATTCTTGCTGCAGGTCTTGGCCTGCGTCTCCAGCAACCTGTCGGAGAACAGTTTCCCAAATGCCTGCTGCGTTTCGACGGCGTGACCCTGCTCGAGCGTCATTTGCAGATGCTCGACGCAGCGGGCGTCACGGACGTCGTGCTGGCGCTCGGCTTTCAGCCGGAACTGGTCGAAGCTGAACTTGAGCGGATTCAGTGGCCGCACAAGGTCGAGATCAAGCTGAACCCGCGTTTTGACCTTGGCAGTGTGCTGACGGTGCATACCGTCGCGGATGCGGTGACGGGCGGCGGCGACGTGCTGGTGATGGATGCTGACGTGCTGTATGACGAGCGTATCTTGAGCGCGCTCGTCGCGGGCGAGCATGTGAACCGTTTGTTGATCGATCGTGACTTCGAGGCAGGCGATGAGCCTGTCAAGTTGTGTCTGAAGGATGGCGTGCCGGTTGAGTTGCGTAAGCAACTGGCTGTGGGGCTCGAGTACGACACGATTGGCGAGTCGGTTGGGTTCTTCCGGCTGCGGGAAGAGACGGCAAAGCGATTTGCCGAGATCGTGGCGGGGTATGTCGATAGCGGGCGCGCGAATATGCCTCATGAAGAGGCTGTGCGGGATTTGCTGCTCGAGCGGAGTCATGTGTTTGATACGGCGGATGTCACCGGCGCGCCGTGGATCGAGATTGATTTTCCGAATGATGTTAAGCGGGCGGCGGCTGAGATTCTTCCGATGTTGCAGCCGATGGTGGGTGCTGCGCGGTAA
- a CDS encoding HalD/BesD family halogenase, translating to MSVPAEENVITSNSMEPAAGLAPASAVSGAAASSGVPDADRAVASRVRTFDNAQLRKDFDDQSAFLYLEDFLAPEVTAQLVAAARGLLPDVNRNYLPGHKQGGSVSRHTIDRLAPFIAQLYRSKELIGFLENLTGDKLLLSPADDPHAYALYYYTKPGDHIGWHYDTSYYDGRRYTLLLGVIDESSCRLDYELHTRDPNKADLPGSVQIPPGGLVFFDGDKLRHRITPALENEMRVSLTFEYVTDPNMRPWRRVISNFKDAIAYFGFRQVFSQFARRNAKGEGA from the coding sequence ATGAGTGTGCCCGCAGAAGAAAACGTGATTACAAGCAATTCGATGGAACCCGCTGCCGGCCTCGCGCCGGCTTCTGCCGTTTCTGGGGCCGCTGCTTCGAGCGGCGTGCCTGATGCGGATCGCGCTGTCGCGAGCCGCGTCCGCACCTTCGACAACGCGCAGTTGCGCAAGGACTTCGACGACCAGAGCGCGTTTCTGTACCTCGAAGATTTCCTTGCGCCCGAAGTGACTGCACAACTGGTCGCCGCGGCGCGCGGGCTGCTGCCTGATGTGAACCGCAACTATCTGCCGGGCCACAAGCAGGGCGGCAGCGTCAGCCGCCATACGATCGATCGCCTTGCGCCGTTTATCGCGCAGCTGTATCGCTCGAAGGAGCTGATCGGCTTTCTGGAGAACCTGACGGGCGACAAGCTGCTGCTGTCGCCGGCCGACGATCCGCATGCGTACGCGCTCTACTACTACACGAAGCCGGGCGACCATATCGGCTGGCACTACGACACGTCTTACTATGACGGCCGCCGCTATACGCTGCTGCTCGGCGTGATCGACGAATCGTCGTGCCGTCTCGACTACGAGCTGCACACGCGCGACCCGAACAAGGCGGACTTGCCGGGCTCGGTGCAGATTCCGCCGGGCGGTCTCGTGTTCTTCGACGGCGACAAGCTGCGCCACCGCATCACGCCCGCGCTCGAAAACGAAATGCGCGTCTCGCTGACGTTCGAATACGTCACGGATCCGAACATGCGCCCGTGGCGCCGCGTGATTTCGAACTTCAAGGACGCGATTGCGTACTTTGGCTTCCGTCAGGTGTTCAGCCAGTTTGCGCGCCGTAACGCCAAAGGAGAAGGCGCGTGA
- a CDS encoding porin — MKKTLIAAGILGAFAATAHAQSSVTLYGTLDAGLIYTNNQAGHSNWQQGSGSVSDTYFGLRGSEDLGNGLHAIFTLESGFNLNNGSLKENNTLFNRQAYVGLQSNQYGTVTLGRQYDSMVDYLAPLSAAGSGFGNNLAGHPFDNDNLDNSFSVKNSVKYASPNFAGLQFGGLYGFSNEANGFADNRAWSAGASYKNGPLNVAAAYLQLNNSGSNNTNGAISAGAGGAAQLAAQTQRTYGVGANYTYGPATVGLVYTHSQLDNLQSANVGGTFINGISGTNLHLDNYEVNGRYALTPALSLAAAYTFTDGKVSGSNGDGSPKWHTVSLQGDYSLSKRTDVYLEGVYQHASGELGNFGANVAAINTLTPSSTQNQTAVAVGLRHRF; from the coding sequence ATGAAAAAAACCCTTATCGCCGCGGGCATTCTCGGCGCCTTCGCAGCCACCGCCCACGCGCAAAGCAGCGTTACCCTGTACGGCACGCTGGACGCAGGCCTCATCTACACGAACAACCAGGCTGGCCACAGCAACTGGCAACAAGGCAGCGGCTCGGTTTCGGACACGTACTTCGGCCTGCGCGGCAGCGAAGACCTCGGTAATGGTCTGCACGCCATCTTCACGTTGGAAAGCGGCTTCAACCTGAACAACGGCAGCCTCAAGGAAAACAACACGCTGTTCAACCGTCAGGCGTACGTCGGTCTGCAAAGCAACCAGTACGGCACGGTGACCCTGGGCCGCCAGTATGACTCCATGGTCGACTACCTCGCGCCGCTGTCGGCAGCGGGCTCGGGCTTCGGCAACAACCTGGCCGGCCACCCGTTCGACAACGACAACCTCGACAACTCGTTCTCGGTCAAGAACTCGGTCAAGTACGCGAGCCCGAACTTCGCAGGCCTGCAGTTCGGCGGCCTGTATGGCTTCTCGAACGAAGCTAACGGCTTCGCGGACAACCGGGCATGGAGCGCGGGCGCTTCGTACAAGAACGGTCCGCTGAACGTCGCAGCCGCTTACCTGCAACTGAACAACTCGGGCAGCAACAACACGAACGGCGCGATCTCGGCAGGCGCGGGCGGCGCAGCGCAACTGGCTGCACAAACGCAACGCACGTACGGCGTCGGCGCGAACTATACGTACGGCCCGGCAACCGTCGGCCTCGTGTACACGCACTCGCAACTGGACAACCTGCAGAGCGCGAATGTCGGCGGCACGTTCATCAACGGCATCTCGGGCACGAACCTGCACTTGGACAACTATGAAGTCAACGGTCGCTACGCGCTGACACCGGCACTGAGCCTGGCCGCTGCGTACACGTTCACGGACGGCAAGGTCTCGGGTTCGAACGGCGACGGTTCGCCGAAGTGGCACACGGTTTCGCTGCAAGGCGACTACTCGCTGAGCAAGCGCACCGACGTGTACCTGGAAGGCGTGTATCAGCATGCTTCGGGCGAACTCGGCAACTTCGGCGCGAACGTCGCAGCGATCAACACGCTGACGCCGTCGTCGACGCAAAACCAGACGGCTGTCGCTGTCGGCCTGCGTCACCGCTTCTAA
- a CDS encoding sugar ABC transporter ATPase yields MKRLILLAPIALLAACGSSRGPDASASSQPMVYVSSARPASDIARCLDSRLSRVHVSKNNGVTDLTVGSSSNGSYFITLTPSNGGSVIKVVRGTGDDPPEEEMRFAIARCTT; encoded by the coding sequence ATGAAACGACTCATCCTTCTTGCCCCTATCGCCTTGCTCGCCGCGTGTGGCTCGTCGCGCGGTCCCGACGCCAGCGCTTCTTCCCAACCGATGGTGTATGTCTCGTCAGCGCGGCCCGCGTCGGACATCGCGCGCTGCCTCGACAGCCGTCTGTCGCGCGTGCATGTATCGAAGAACAACGGCGTGACCGATCTGACCGTTGGCTCATCGTCGAACGGTTCGTACTTCATCACGCTGACGCCTTCGAATGGCGGCTCCGTCATCAAGGTCGTGCGCGGCACGGGCGACGATCCGCCCGAAGAAGAAATGCGCTTTGCAATCGCGCGTTGCACGACCTGA